Within Conexibacter woesei DSM 14684, the genomic segment AGGAAGGGCGCGATGCGCTGGTCGCCAGCTCGCCGCTGGGGCGGCTGCTCGACCCCCAGGAGGTCGCCGACGCGGTCGTCTGGCTCGCCTCCGACGCGGCCCGCTCGATCAACGGACAGACCCTGATCCTCGACGGAGGAGGCATCCAGACGTGACCAGCTTCCGCGCTTCGGCGCCGCTCACCCCCGACGCCGCCTGGCAGCACTTCGACCTGTCGGTCGCCGACGGCGTCGCGACGATCACGCTCAACCGCCCGGACAAGCTCAACGCGCTCACGTTCGAGGCGTACGCCGACCTGCGCGACCTCGTCGCCGAGCTGCCGCACCGCGACGACGTGCGCGTGGTCGTGCTGACCGGCGAGGGCCGCGGCTTCTGCTCGGGCGGGGACGTCGAGGAGATCATCGGCGAGCTGCGCAAGCTCGACGCCTCCGGCCTGCTCGCCTTCACGCGCATGACGGGGGCGACGGTCAAGGCGATGCGCGAGTGCCCGCTGCCGATCATCGCCGCGATCAACGGGGTCGCCGCCGGCGCGGGCTCGGTACTGGCGCTCGCGAGCGACTTCCGCCTGCTGGCGCGCTCGGCCTCGTTCGCGTTCCTCTTCACGCGCGTCGGCCTCGCCGGCGCCGACATGGGGTCCGCCTACCTGCTGCCGCGGATCGTCGGCCTCGGCCGCGCGACCGAGCTGCTGATGCTCGGCGACAAGCTCGACGCCGAGACGGCGCTGCGGATCGGGCTCGCGAGCGAGCTCGTCGACGACGACGAGCTGGCAGGGCGCACGAGCGCGCTCGCGCGCCGTCTCGCCGACGGTCCCGCGCTCGCCTACGCGACGACGAAGTCGCTGATCGCGAAGGAGCAGGACATGGACCTCGCCGGCGCGATCGAGCTGGAGGCCGTCACGCAGGCGCTGCTGATGACGAGCCACGACCACCACGAGTTCCTCGACGCCTGGCGCGAAGGCCGGCGTCCCGACTGGAAGGGGCGTTGACGATGGCGCACGAGATCGTGACCGCACCCGAGCTGGCGCCGCCGGTCGGCTACGCGCACGCCGTCGTCGCCGCTCCGGGCCGGCTCGTCCACCTCGGCGGGCAGACCGCGCTGAACGCGGACGGCGAGATCGTCGGCGAAGGGCTCGCCGCTCAGCTCGACGTCGCCGCCGGCAACGTCGTCGCGGCGCTGCGCGCCGCGGGCGGCGTCCCCGAGGACATCGTCTCGATGCAGCTGTTCGTGACCGACGTCCCCGCCTATCGCGCCCAGCTGCCCGAGCTGGGAGCAGTCTGGCGCAGGCACTTCGGTCGCCACTACCCCGCCAGCGGCCTGTTCGGCGTGACGCGCCTGTACGACGACGATGCGCTGATCGAGCTGATGGCGGTCGCCGTCGTCCCGCAGGAGCGCGACGCGTGAGCGACGCGATCCCCGCACTCGACGCCCATCTCGACGACGGGCAGCGCGCGCTGCTGGAGCAGACCGCTGCGCTTGCGGCGACGACGCTCGCGCCGATCGCCGCCACGGGGGAGGAAGGGGCGATCGACCGCCCGCTGCTGCGCGCGCTCGCCGAGCACGGCCTGCTCGGACGGCTGTTCGCGCGTGAAGGCGACGACTGGCGGCCGGACGTCTCGGCGCTCGACCTGTGCCTGATCCGCGAGGGGCTCGCGCGCGGCTGCACCGCGGCCGAGACCGCCTTCGCGCTGCAGGGGCTCGGCACCTTCCCGCTGCTGCAGTCGGGCCGCCCCGAGACGGTCGCTGCATGGCTGCCGCGGATCGCCGCCGGCGAGGCGGCGGCCGGCTTCGCGCTGACCGAACCGGACGCCGGCAGCGACGTCGCCGCGCTGTCGCTGCGCGCCGAGCGCGACGGCGACGGCTTCCGCCTCACGGGCGAGAAGACATGGATCTCGAACGCGCCCGAAGCCGACGTCTACTCGGTCTTCGCGCGCACGACCGACGGCGCCGGCGCCCGCGGGCTGACCGCGTTCCTCGTCCCGCGCGAGAGCGAGGGTCTGAGCGGCGAGCCGCTGCGCCTGCTGTCGCCCCATCCGATCGGCCGGCTGACGTTCGACGGCGTCTACGTCCCGCCGGAGCACCTGCTCGGCGAGGTCGACGGCGGCTTCCGCGTCGCGATGCGCACGCTCGACATGTTCCGCCCGAGCGTCGGCGCGTTCGCGATCGGGATGGCGAACGCGGCGCTCGACGCGGCCGTCGCGCACGCGAGCACGCGCCAGGCGTTCGGCGGTCCGCTGAAGGATCTGCAGGCGGTCGCGCACCGCCTCGCCGACGTGTCGGCGCGCGTGCACGCGGCGCGGCTCGCGGTCCACCACGCGGCCGCCGCCTACGACCGCGGCGTTCGTCCGGTCACGCAGGCGTCGGCGATCGCGAAGCTGCTGGCCACGGAGGTCGCCCAGGAGGCGGTCGACGCGGCGATCCAGGTGCACGGCGCGCGAGCGCTGGAGCACGGCCACCTGCTGGAGCACCTGTACCGAGAGGTGCGCGCCCCGCGCATCTACGAGGGCGCGTCGGAGATCCAGCGCGAGATCATCGCGCGCGGGCTGTTCCCGCGCGCGCGGGAGGAGCGAGCATGAAGGTCGCGATCGCGGGCGGCGGGCCCGGGGGGCTGTACGCCGCGATCCTGCTGCGGCGCCTCGGGCACGAGGTGACGGTGTGGGAGCGCAACGCCCCGGACGACACGTTCGGCTTCGGCGTCGTCTTCTCCGACGAGACGCTGGCCGCATTCGAGGCGGCCGACCCGCCGACGTTCGCCCAGATCGCGGGCAGCTTCGCTCGCTGGACCGACATCGACGTCTGCTACCGCGGCACGCGCCAGCGCTCCGGCGGCCACGGCTTCTCGGCGCTGGAGCGCAAGCGGCTGCTGCGGATCCTGCAGGAGCGGGTGCTCGAGCTGGGCGCCGACGTGCGGTTCAGCACCGAGGCGCCGCCGATCGAGCAGCTGTCGGCCGGCCATGACCTCGTGATCGCCGCCGACGGCGCCAACAGCGGCCTGCGCACGGCGCGCGCGGACGCGTTCGGGCCGAGCGTCGACGTGCGCCGCTCGAAGTACATGTGGCTCGGCACCGATCTCGTCTTCGACGCCTTCCGCTTCGACGTCGTCGAGACCGAGTTCGGCGTCTTTCAGGTCCACGGCTATCCGTACGACGCGACGATGAGCACGTTCATCGTCGAGACCGACGAGGCGACGTGGCGGCGCGCCGGGCTCGACGTCAACGAGGACGCCGAGCTGCCGCCGGGCGTCAGCGACGAGTACGGGATCGCCTTCGCGCGCGAGTACCTCGCCGACGTGCTGGACGGCCGCCAGCTGTTCGGGAACAACTCGAAGTGGCTGAACTTCCGCACGATCCGCAACGCGCGCTGGAGTGACGGCAACGTCGTCCTGCTGGGCGACGCCGCGCACACGGCGCACTTCTCGATCGGCTCGGGCACGAAGCTCGCGATGGAGGACGCGATCGCGTTGGCGTGGGCGTTCAAGGCGCGCGACGGCGAGAGCGTCGGCGACGTGCTCGCCGCCTACGAGGCCGAGCGCCGGCCGGTCGTCGACAGCACGCAGCGCGCCGCGCAGGCGAGCCTCGAGTGGTTCGAGCAGATCGCGCGCTACGTCGGCCAGCCGCCCAAGCAGTTCGCGTTCAACCTGCTCACGCGCAGCCGTCGCATCACCTACGACAACCTGCAGATCCGCGACGAGGGCTTCGTCGAGCAGGTCGATCGCGAGTTCACGTCCGGCGACGGCGGCGCGACCGTGCCGCCGATGTTCCTGCGCTTCCGGCTCCGCGATCTGGAGCTGGCGAACCGCGTCGTCGTCTCGCCGATGGACATGTACAGCGCCGTCGACGGCACGATCGGCGACTTCCACCTCGTCCATCTCGGCAGCCGCGGCGTCGGCGGCGCGGGGCTCGTGATGAGCGAGATGATCTGCGTCTCGGCAGAGGGGCGCATCACCCCGGGCTGCGCCGGCCTCTACCGCGACGACCAGATCGAGGGCTGGCGGCGCGTCGTCGACTTCGTCCACGGCCACGGCGAGGCGAAGATCGGCGCGCAGCTCGGCCACAGCGGGCGCAAGGGGTCGACGACGCTGCTGTGGGAGGGCGACAGCGAACCGCTCGCTCAGGGCGGCTGGGAGACGCTCGCGCCGTCGCCGTTGCCCTACTTCCCGCACAGCCCCGTCCCGCGCGAGATGGCGCGCGCCGACATGGACCGCGTGCGCGACGAGTTCGTCGCGGCGACGCGGCGCGCGGAGGCGGCCGGTTTCGACGTGCTCGAGCTGCACTTCGCGCACGGCTACCTGCTCAACTCGTTCCTGTCGCCGCTCACGAACGTGCGCGGCGACGAGTACGGCGGCGACCTCGCCGGACGGGCGCGGTATCCGCTGGAGGTGCTCGACGCCTGCCGCGCGGCGTGGCCGGCCGCGAAGCCGATCTCGGTGCGCATCTCGGCGACCGACTGGGTCGACGGCGGGTTCGACGGCGACGACGCGGTCGCGCTCGCGCGGCTGCTGGCGGAGCACGACGTCGACGTCGTCCACGTCTCGACCGGTCAGGTCTCTCCGGATCAGCGGCCGGCGTACGGGCGCAGCTTCCAGACGCCGTTCGCGGACCGCATCCGCAACGAGGCCGGGATCCCGACGATCGCGGTCGGCGCGATCTCCTCCGCCGAGGACGTCAACACGACGATCCTCGCCGGCCGCGCCGACCTCTGCGCGCTCGGGCGCCCGCACCTCTACGACCCGTACTGGACGCTGCACGCGGCGGCCGACCAGGGCTACCGCGGCGACCCGTGGATCGCCCAGTACCGCTCCGGGCGGCGCAAGCCCCAAGACGGCACGGTCGGCCCGCCGAAGCCTCCGCCGCGGCGCTTCGGCGACGGGGACGAGGAAGCGGTGGGGGCGGGGCGGTCGTGGCAGCCCGTCCGCAGCGGTGCCTGAGATGGCCGGCGATCCGCTTGTCCTGACCGACGTCCGCGACGGCGTCGCGCTCGCGCGCATGAACCGCGCGGGCGAGCGCAACGTCCTCTCGCCCGAGCTGCGCGACGCGCTCGCCGGCGCGCTGGAGCAGGCGGACGCGGATCCGGCGGTCCGCTGCCACGTGGTCGCGGGCGGCGACGAGGTCTTCGCGGCCGGGGCCGACATCGCGACGATGGCCGTGCAGGATTTCCAGGATGCGATGCGCGCTGAGGGCGCGCGGCTGTGGCCGCGGTTGCGCGCGATCCGCAAGCCTGTCGTCGCGGCAGTCTCCGGCTACGCGCTCGGCGGCGGCTGCGAGCTCGCGCTCGCGGCCGACCTCGTCGTCGCCTCCGAGACGGCGGTCTTCTCGCAGCCCGAGGTCGGGCTCGGCATCGTGCCGGGCGGCGGCGGCACGCAGCGGCTTGCGCGCCTGCTCGGCCGTCAGCGCGCGATGGAGCTGGTGC encodes:
- a CDS encoding bifunctional salicylyl-CoA 5-hydroxylase/oxidoreductase — protein: MKVAIAGGGPGGLYAAILLRRLGHEVTVWERNAPDDTFGFGVVFSDETLAAFEAADPPTFAQIAGSFARWTDIDVCYRGTRQRSGGHGFSALERKRLLRILQERVLELGADVRFSTEAPPIEQLSAGHDLVIAADGANSGLRTARADAFGPSVDVRRSKYMWLGTDLVFDAFRFDVVETEFGVFQVHGYPYDATMSTFIVETDEATWRRAGLDVNEDAELPPGVSDEYGIAFAREYLADVLDGRQLFGNNSKWLNFRTIRNARWSDGNVVLLGDAAHTAHFSIGSGTKLAMEDAIALAWAFKARDGESVGDVLAAYEAERRPVVDSTQRAAQASLEWFEQIARYVGQPPKQFAFNLLTRSRRITYDNLQIRDEGFVEQVDREFTSGDGGATVPPMFLRFRLRDLELANRVVVSPMDMYSAVDGTIGDFHLVHLGSRGVGGAGLVMSEMICVSAEGRITPGCAGLYRDDQIEGWRRVVDFVHGHGEAKIGAQLGHSGRKGSTTLLWEGDSEPLAQGGWETLAPSPLPYFPHSPVPREMARADMDRVRDEFVAATRRAEAAGFDVLELHFAHGYLLNSFLSPLTNVRGDEYGGDLAGRARYPLEVLDACRAAWPAAKPISVRISATDWVDGGFDGDDAVALARLLAEHDVDVVHVSTGQVSPDQRPAYGRSFQTPFADRIRNEAGIPTIAVGAISSAEDVNTTILAGRADLCALGRPHLYDPYWTLHAAADQGYRGDPWIAQYRSGRRKPQDGTVGPPKPPPRRFGDGDEEAVGAGRSWQPVRSGA
- a CDS encoding acyl-CoA dehydrogenase family protein, yielding MSDAIPALDAHLDDGQRALLEQTAALAATTLAPIAATGEEGAIDRPLLRALAEHGLLGRLFAREGDDWRPDVSALDLCLIREGLARGCTAAETAFALQGLGTFPLLQSGRPETVAAWLPRIAAGEAAAGFALTEPDAGSDVAALSLRAERDGDGFRLTGEKTWISNAPEADVYSVFARTTDGAGARGLTAFLVPRESEGLSGEPLRLLSPHPIGRLTFDGVYVPPEHLLGEVDGGFRVAMRTLDMFRPSVGAFAIGMANAALDAAVAHASTRQAFGGPLKDLQAVAHRLADVSARVHAARLAVHHAAAAYDRGVRPVTQASAIAKLLATEVAQEAVDAAIQVHGARALEHGHLLEHLYREVRAPRIYEGASEIQREIIARGLFPRAREERA
- a CDS encoding RidA family protein, whose product is MAHEIVTAPELAPPVGYAHAVVAAPGRLVHLGGQTALNADGEIVGEGLAAQLDVAAGNVVAALRAAGGVPEDIVSMQLFVTDVPAYRAQLPELGAVWRRHFGRHYPASGLFGVTRLYDDDALIELMAVAVVPQERDA
- a CDS encoding enoyl-CoA hydratase family protein, which encodes MTSFRASAPLTPDAAWQHFDLSVADGVATITLNRPDKLNALTFEAYADLRDLVAELPHRDDVRVVVLTGEGRGFCSGGDVEEIIGELRKLDASGLLAFTRMTGATVKAMRECPLPIIAAINGVAAGAGSVLALASDFRLLARSASFAFLFTRVGLAGADMGSAYLLPRIVGLGRATELLMLGDKLDAETALRIGLASELVDDDELAGRTSALARRLADGPALAYATTKSLIAKEQDMDLAGAIELEAVTQALLMTSHDHHEFLDAWREGRRPDWKGR
- a CDS encoding enoyl-CoA hydratase/isomerase family protein, coding for MAGDPLVLTDVRDGVALARMNRAGERNVLSPELRDALAGALEQADADPAVRCHVVAGGDEVFAAGADIATMAVQDFQDAMRAEGARLWPRLRAIRKPVVAAVSGYALGGGCELALAADLVVASETAVFSQPEVGLGIVPGGGGTQRLARLLGRQRAMELVLTGRRLTAHEARELGIVNVVAPAGGWLDAAHELAAKVARRSGFATELAKRAVLAAEETTLTAGLATERDLFALAMAGDDRVEGMTAFLERRRPVFRGR